A single genomic interval of Aedes aegypti strain LVP_AGWG chromosome 1, AaegL5.0 Primary Assembly, whole genome shotgun sequence harbors:
- the LOC5564219 gene encoding transient receptor potential channel pyrexia translates to MEAVRFSIIEKEMKWEDEYRMYCQDDEADEETGPLDDRYRMSISSESDVAGVEISSPNQPNDMCSSSREGQDEIWAYSELESALKELPDAEKIGELLERLLPVDDLPVDCGYDLDSMLLLAVWASKLALVKQLVALDGVNVNASDLWGRTALHLACYIGDYRAVELLLQHGAKPQVWDKERKATPLHCAASCGSIESIALLLAKGVDINAGIEKHSALHYAVQRNSKQCVEFLLKNGANPNTPQVYTQTPLHVAAANGFVECMDLLLNYGADARSQYGQKKITSLHLAASENYLDCVKLLIAAGADIDARNRDQQTPLHLACLSQCHETVTYLISQNADVHAIYRDGRTALHASIVKESRFWDCTLSLLKARVDVNRADNFGYTPLHIAALNEFSSCAFLLIEYGADITARTNGGVSALSFIIRRTPEIIPKYIDKLDTAISVNSIHEIGDVDCEIRLDFRPLVPNNDRGETELLLAFIEVGQRRILKHPLCETFLLLKWRRIRKFFLFSLFYHGLFVLLFTAYVLGVYVKDCRVRVCRMAPYVPIVGYIVIFLNVILMTKEIFQMMHGFLGYIRYWENWLQWSIVIGIFLCTQNPSGEISDVPTWQHHVAAIVIFLAWLELMMLVGRFPVFGLYVQMFTTVAVNFSKFLMAYCCLLVAFGLSFCVLFPNYISFKRILRGLLKTIVMMAGELEFEDIFYGENIKILYPGTAHGMFLAFVLLVTVILTNLLVGLAVSDIQGLQQSAGLDRLSRQAELISRLEGLMFSRILRKAPIRLWAIFQKIALLKTSRLRLHFRVKPNDPREKRIPKELITSIYKLVAERRERNQSIKRKQTYRNLRAFQELVDEDAQVTLRRQRFRNCKTRTVSENPYLTTAANRVSEFNGPRTSGLHWKTIEDTQKQILKKLDEMSKELDVLNSRIKKS, encoded by the exons ATGGAGGCAGTTCGATTTTCGATCATT GAAAAGGAAATGAAGTGGGAAGACGAGTACCGGATGTACTGCCAGGACGATGAGGCGGATGAGGAGACGGGTCCGCTGGACGATCGCTACCGGATGAGTATATCGAGCGAGAGTGACGTGGCCGGAGTGGAGATCAGTTCACCGAATCAACCGAACGATATGTGCAGTAGTAGTCGCGAGGGTCAGGACGAGATCTGGGCTTACTCGGAGTTGGAGAGCGCGCTGAAGGAGCTACCGGACGCTGAGAAGATTGGCGAACTGCTGGAACGACTGCTTCCGGTGGATGATCTCCCAGTGGACTGCGGCTACGATCTGGACAGTATGCTACTGTTGGCCGTTTGGGCGAGTAAGCTGGCTCTGGTGAAGCAGTTAGTTGCGCTGGACGGGGTGAACGTCAATGCGAGTGATCTATGGGGACGGACGGCTTTACACCTGGCGTGCTATATAGGGGACTACCGGGCCGTGGAATTGCTGCTTCAGCACGGAGCGAAGCCACAGGTCTGGGACAAGGAGAGGAAAGCGACGCCGCTGCACTGTGCCGCGAG CTGCGGAAGTATCGAGAGCATCGCCCTCCTCCTGGCCAAAGGCGTCGACATCAACGCCGGTATCGAGAAACATTCCGCCCTGCACTACGCGGTTCAGCGAAACAGCAAACAGTGCGTCGAGTTCCTGCTGAAGAACGGTGCCAACCCCAATACTCCACAGGTGTATACGCAAACTCCGCTACACGTCGCAGCGGCCAATGGCTTCGTAGAATGCATGGATCTGCTTCTAAACTACGGAGCCGACGCACGATCGCAGTACGGTCAGAAGAAGATCACCTCCCTGCATCTGGCGGCTTCGGAGAACTACTTGGACTGCGTCAAGCTACTCATCGCAGCCGGGGCGGACATCGACGCCCGCAACCGCGATCAGCAAACTCCTCTGCACCTGGCCTGTCTCTCCCAATGTCACGAAACCGTGACCTACCTGATCAGCCAGAACGCGGACGTCCACGCCATCTACCGCGACGGTCGAACAGCTCTGCACGCGTCGATCGTCAAGGAGTCCCGCTTCTGGGACTGCACGCTCAGTCTCCTGAAGGCCCGGGTGGACGTCAACCGGGCAGACAACTTCGGCTACACTCCGCTGCATATCGCCGCTCTGAACGAATTCAGCAGCTGCGCGTTCCTCCTCATAGAATACGGCGCGGACATCACCGCGCGAACCAACGGCGGAGTCTCGGCCCTGTCCTTCATCATCCGACGCACCCCGGAGATCATCCCCAAGTACATCGACAAGCTGGACACGGCTATCAGCGTCAACAGCATCCACGAGATCGGCGACGTGGACTGCGAAATCCGGCTGGACTTCCGACCCCTCGTTCCGAACAACGACCGAGGCGAAACGGAGCTTCTGCTGGCGTTCATCGAGGTCGGGCAGCGCCGTATCCTGAAGCACCCGCTGTGCGAAACCTTCCTGCTGCTCAAGTGGCGTCGAATACGGAAGTTCTTCCTGTTCAGCCTGTTCTACCACGGGCTGTTCGTGCTGCTGTTCACCGCGTACGTGCTCGGCGTGTACGTCAAGGACTGCCGGGTGCGCGTTTGCCGAATGGCTCCGTACGTTCCCATCGTCGGCTACATCGTGATCTTCCTCAACGTCATCCTGATGACGAAGGAGATCTTTCAGATGATGCACGGGTTTCTCGGGTACATCCGCTACTGGGAGAACTGGCTGCAGTGGAGCATCGTCATCGGGATATTTCTGTGCACG CAAAACCCGTCCGGCGAGATCAGCGACGTGCCGACCTGGCAACACCACGTAGCGGCGATCGTCATCTTCCTGGCCTGGTTGGAGCTGATGATGCTCGTCGGCCGGTTTCCGGTCTTCGGACTGTACGTGCAGATGTTCACCACGGTGGCCGTCAACTTCTCCAAGTTCCTGATGGCCTACTGCTGCCTGCTGGTGGCGTTCGGGTTGAGCTTCTGCGTGCTCTTCCCGAACTACATCTCATTCAAGCGGATCCTCCGGGGGCTGCTGAAGACCATCGTGATGATGGCCGGCGAGCTGGAGTTCGAGGACATCTTCTACGGGGAGAACATCAAGATCCTGTACCCGGGAACGGCCCACGGGATGTTTCTGGCGTTCGTGCTGCTGGTGACGGTGATCTTGACCAATCTGCTGGTCGGTTTGGCCGTCAGCGACATCCAGGGGTTGCAGCAGTCGGCCGGGTTGGACCGGTTGTCTCGCCAGGCGGAACTGATCTCCCGCCTGGAGGGGCTGATGTTCTCCCGGATTCTGCGCAAGGCTCCGATTCGGTTGTGGGCCATTTTCCAGAAGATTGCCCTGCTGAAGACGTCTCGACTTCGGTTGCACTTCCGGGTCAAGCCAAACGACCCCCGGGAGAAGCGA ATTCCGAAGGAACTCATCACTTCCATCTACAAGCTGGTGGCGGAGCGCCGCGAGCGCAATCAATCGATAAAACGTAAGCAAACCTACCGGAACCTGCGCGCGTTCCAGGAGCTGGTGGACGAAGACGCCCAGGTCACCCTGCGGAGGCAACGCTTCAGGAACTGCAAAACCCGGACCGTGTCGGAAAACCCGTACCTAACGACGGCCGCCAATCGGGTCAGCGAGTTCAATGGACCAAGGACCTCTGGCCTCCACTGGAAGACCATTGAAGACACCCAGAAGCAGATACTGAAGAAGTTGGACGAGATGTCCAAGGAACTTGATGTTCTGAACTCTCGGATTAAAAAATCATAG